The genomic region AGCCAGTGCGTGGAAATGGACGAGCCGCCGTCAAAAGCGCTGAAAAACAAAAAGGATTCGTCCATGCGGATCGCCATCAACCTCGTTCACAACGGCGCCGCCGATGCCTGCGTCAGCGCCGGCAACACCGGCGCCTTGATGGCTACCGCCCGCTTTGTTCTGAAAATGATCCCCGGCATCGACCGCCCGGCCATTATCTCCACACTGCCTTCCATTTACGGGCACACTCACGTTCTGGATCTGGGCGCCAACGTGGACTGCACCGCCGAGCATCTGTTCCAGTTTGCGGTGATGGGGGCCGAATTGGTCAAAGCCGTCGAGAATATCCCTTCTCCCAAGGTAGGCCTGCTGAACATCGGCGAAGAAGAGATGAAAGGCAACGAGCAAGTCAAGGCGGCGGCTAAATTAATGGAAAATTCTTCCTTGAATTATATCGGCTACGTGGAAGGCAACTCCCTGAATGCCGGCAATATTAAAGTCGATCTGATCGTAACCGACGGCTTTGTCGGCAACGTCGCGCTCAAATCCATCGAAGGCGCCGCCAAAATGATCAGCACCGCCCTGAAAGAGGCATTCGGCAAGAATTGGTTGACCAAACTGTCGGGATTGATGGCTTATCCCGTGCTTCATTCCTTCAAAAAACGCATCGATCCGCGCCTCTATAACGGCGCCAGTTTTCTTGGTCTTAGAGGGCTGGTAATCAAAAGCCATGGCGGAGCCGACATTCTGGCTTTCAAAACGGCCATTCAGCTTGCTGAAATTGAAGTCAAAAAAGATGTTATAAAAAAAATTAGCGAACAGGTCGAAAAAACCCTGGCACAGAGAGCAAGCGCATGAATCGTTATTCAAGAGTTATCGGAACCGGAGGATATCTGCCCGAAGAAATCCTCACCAATGATCAAATATCTGAAACCGTTGATACCTCCGATAGCTGGATTTACGAGCGCACCGGCATCAAAAGCCGCCGCATCGCAGGGCCCAATGAAACCGCGTCCAGCATGGCGGAAATTGCAGCGCGCCAGGCGATCGAAGCGGCTCAAATCGATCCCGAGGAAATCGATCTGATCGTCGTCGCCACCGGCACGCCCGACCGCGTGTACCCCAGTACCGGCTGCCTTCTGCAGCAGCGCCTCGGCATCAAGCAATGCATGGCTTTCGACGTTCAGGCGGCCTGTTCCGGCTCCATTTTCGCCTTGAGCATCGCCGACCAGTACGTCAAATCGGGCGCCGCGCAAAAAGTCCTGGTCATAGGCACCGAGATCTGCTCGCGCCTGGTCGACTGGACCGACCGAACCACCTGCATCCTGTTCGGAGACGGGGCCGGAGCGGTATTGTTGGGCGCTTCGGAGGAAACCGGCATCCTGTCGACCCATATTCACTCCGACGGCGAATACGAAGATCTGCTGTACTGCCCCAACCCGCAGGCGGCCACCGAAGCCAATAAGGGCGAATCGGGATTCATCAGCATGCGGGGCAACGAAGTGTTCAAGGTGGCCGTCAACACGCTGGGACGCATTGTCGACGAAACCCTGGAAGCCAACCGCTTGGACAAGTCCGACATCGACTGGCTAGTGCCGCACCAGGCCAATATCCGCATCATCGCGGCCACCGCCAAGAAATTGAAAATGTCGATGGAACAGGTCGTGGTCACCCTCGAAAATCAGGGCAACACGTCGTCCGCTTCGGTATTGCTCGCTTTCAACGAAGCGGTTCGCGACGGCCGCATCCGGAGAAATCAGGTGGTATTGCTTGAAGCATTCGGCGCTGGCTTCACCTGGGGCTCGGTATTGCTTAAATATTGACATTGCCATGCACAGACGAACCGGCCCGCCATAGATCGGCGCATTTTTTGCTTATCACCCAACCCTAACGGCAAGTTTCATCATGAGCGAACAAACCTATAATTTAGCCTTTGTTTTTCCAGGCCAGGGCTCTCAATCCGTCGGCATGCTGAACGATCTGGCGGCCGCCCATCCCGAAGTGAAACAGTTATTCGAGCGCGCCTCCGAGGCTCTCGACAAGAACCTGTGGACCCTGGTCGCCGAAGGCCCGGAAGACGAGCTCAATCAGACCCAGAATACCCAGCCGGCGATGCTGGCGGCGGGCTATGCCGTCTGGCAGGTATGGTGCAAGGAAAGCCCCGTTCGCCCCGCCTGGATAGCGGGACACAGCCTTGGAGAATACACCGCGCTGGTCTGTTCGGAAGCGATATCCTTTGAAGACGGGATCAAACTGGTCGCCGCGCGGGGCAGCCTGATGCAGGAAGCGGTCCCGCAAGGCGTAGGCGCCATGGCGGCCATTCTGGGTCTGGAAGATCATGAAGTGGTTAAACTCTGCGCCGATGCCTCGGACAATGACGAAGGACTGCCCGAGGAAACCGGCGCCGAACTGGTTTCCGCGGCAAATTTCAATTCACCCGGCCAAGTGGTCATTGCCGGCACCCGAGCCGCTGTCGAAAAGGCGGTCGCTGCGGCCAAAGAAGCCGGCGCCAAACGCGCCGTATTGCTGCCGGTCAGCGTACCCTCCCATTGCGCCTTGATGAAGCCGGCCGCCGAAGCTCTGGAGGATTACTTGCAGGGCATCGGTATAAAAACGCCGAATACGACTCTGATCCATAACGTCGACGTCATCGCCCACAGCGCGCCCGACGTCATCCGCAGCGCTTTGGTAGCCCAACTGTATCTGCCGGTGCGCTGGGTGGATACCGTCCGCTTCATGCACGACCAGGGCGTTACTCGCTTCGTCGAATGCGGACCCGGCAAGGTGCTGGCCGGATTGAACAAGCGCATCGTCAAGGAAGCCGAACACATGACTCTCTTCGATTCCGAATCCATAAACAAAGTTAAGGAGCTGTTGAATGCCTAAACAAGTCGCTTTAGTCACAGGCGCCAGCCGCGGTATCGGCAGGGCGATTGCCGAAAGATTAGCCGGCGACGGCTTTTTTGTCGTCGGCACCGCCACGACCGACAACGGCGCCCAGGCCATTTCCGCTTATCTGGGCGAAAACGGGAAAGGCCTGAAACTGGATGTCGCCGACGCCGAATCGGTCGCCGAAGTCACCAAAACCGTCAACGACGAGTTCGGTACGCCGGTGGTACTGGTCAATAACGCCGGCATTACCCGAGACAATCTGTTGATGCGGATGAAGGACGAAGAATGGGACAGCATCATCAGCACGAACCTGACCTCGGTTTATCGGATGAGCAAGGCCGTACTGCGCGGCATGATGAAAGCCAAAACCGGCCGCATCATCAACATTTCATCGGTCGTCGGCGCTACCGGAAACGCCGGCCAGGCCAATTACGCCGCCGCCAAGGCCGGCATCGTCGGTTTTACCAAATCGATGGCGAAAGAAGTCGGTTCGCGCAACATTACCGTCAACACCGTCGCTCCCGGTTTTATCGACACCGACATGACCAAAGAATTGAGCGACGACGTCAGACAGAGCCTGTTGTCGGTCATCCCTCTGGGCCGGCTGGGAGAACCGGAAGAAGTCGCCCATGCCGTTTCATTTCTGGCTTCACCCCATGCCGGCTACATCACCGGCGAAACCCTGCACGTCAACGGCGGCATGTACATGCCCTAGGCCTTTGCCGGGTTGTTCCGGTATTTTGAGGGCGTTTGAGCAAAAAAGGACCCTGTTCCCAGCAAATCAACGCCATTTTAATATTGTGACATCGATATAATATTAAAGTATAATGCCCGCCGCCGTCTGGAAACACCGTAGGCGGGATTTCAAGTAAAAATTAATAACGCTACTATTGCAAGTACTCCATGAGCTACCGATTAACTTGCATTGTTTGAGGATAAAAATTATGAGTAATGTTGAAGAACGAGTGAAAAAAATTGTTGCAGAGCAATTAGGAGTAAAAGAAGATATCGCAAATGATGCTTCATTCGTTGATGATCTTGGCGCTGACTCTCTGGATACAGTTGAACTCGTGATGGCTCTTGAAGAAGAATTCGAATGTGAAATTCCGGACGATGAAGCTGAAAAAATCACAACCGTACAACAAGCCATCGATTACGTAGAAAAGAACGCTTGAAATTGATTTTAGTGGATGCACCCTCGTTCATCCACTAAATCGCACCCGATTACAGCAGTCCTGCCCTATCATTTGTTAAGGTAAATCACATTGAGCAAACGCCGAGTTGTAATAACCGGATTAGGCGCTGTTACGCCGTTGGCCAACACGGTCCCGGAAACCTGGGACGGCATCGTCAACGGCAAAAGCGGCATCAGTCCGATTGATTCCTTCGATATTTCGCCTTTTGCCACAACTTTCGGCGGTGTCATCAGAAACCTGGATATTACCCAATACATTCCCGGTAAGGATGCTCAGCGCATGGACGGGTTTATCCACTACGGCCTCGCCGCCGGCTGCCAGGCTTTTGAAGATTCCGGCCTGGAGGTTACCGAAGCCAATGCCGAACGGATCGGCGTGGCGATCGGCGCGGGTATCGGCGGCATTACCGGCATCGAGGAATGCTATGCCTTCTATGAAAAAAGCGGACCACGCCGGATTTCGCCTTTTTTCGTACCCGGCAACATCATCAACATGATTTCGGGCAATCTGTCGATCAAGTACGGATTGAAAGGCCCCAATTTTTCCATCGTCACCGCCTGCGCTACCGGCACCCATAATATCGGAGACGCGGCCCGCCTGATTCAATACGGGGATGCCGACGTCATGATCGCCGGCGGAGCGGAACGCTGCACTTCCTCGCCTACCGCGATGGGCGGTTTTATCTCCGCCAAGGCCTTGTCTCGACGCAACGACGCCCCGCAGGCGGCAAGCCGGCCGTGGGATAAGGATCGCGACGGTTTCGTATTGAGCGACGGCGCCGGCGTGGTCGTTCTGGAGGAACTGGAACACGCCAGGGCGCGAGGCGCGAAAATTTATGCCGAACTGGTCGGTTACGGCATGAGCGGCGATGCGTATCACATGACTCAGCCTTCTCCCGGAGGAGAAGGCGCTGCACGGTGTATGAGAAACGCATTGAGGGACGCCGGTCTGAACGCCGAGCAAATCGATTACATCAACGCGCACGGCACCTCGACGCCGGCCGGCGATATCGGTGAAACCCAGGCGATGAAATCGGCTCTGGGCGCTCACGCCTACAAGCTTGCGGTCAGTTCGACCAAATCGATGACCGGCCATATGTTGGGCGCGGCCGGCGGCATTGAAGCCGTATTCACGGCATTGAGCCTCAAGCATCAAATCGCCCCGCCGACCATCAATCTCGAGAATCAGGATCCCGAGTGCGATCTGGACTATGTCCCGAATACCGCCCGGGATATGAAAATCGAATACGCCTTGTCGAATTCGTTCGGTTTCGGCGGAACCAACGGCACTTTGGTTTTCAGACGCTACGGGTAAGAAACCAACGCTACCGCATGCCTTCGGTATGTTCTATCGATGATCTTGATCAATGGTGAATACCGGGATCATATCGAAATTTCCGATCGCGGCTTTCAATACGGCGATGGTTTGTTCGAAACCATCGAAGTTCACAACGGTCGACCGGTTTTTTTAAACCGGCACCTACACAGGCTGCAAACGGGTTGTGCCCGACTGCAGATTCCCTGCCCCGATCCCGAACTGATTCGTTCCGAAGCCGCCGTTCTCTGTAAAAACGCGCCCCACGCGGTACTCAAATTGATCATCACCCGGGGTTCGGGCGGACGTGGCTATCGACCGCCCGAAGCAACCCGTCCCACTCGCGTGTTAAGTCTCCATCCTTGTCCGGATTATCCGGGCCGCTACCGGGAGCAGGGCGTTGCCGTGCGGATATGCCAGACGCGCCTGGGGCTCAACCCTGCGTTGGCAGGCATCAAGCATCTGAACCGGCTCGAACAGGTGCTGGCCAGGGCCGAATGGGACGACCCGGAAATTCAGGAAGGACTCATGCTGGACATCAACGGCCATGTTATCGAAGGCACCATGACCAACCTCTTCTATTTCAGCAACCGGAGCGCTTATACGCCGGCATTGACGCAGTGCGGCGTAGACGGCATTATCCGCCGGATTCTGATGGATCTCTTGAGCAAGCGCCGCATCACCGTCCGGGAAACCGCTCCGACCGTAGATGAATTATCGGCCGCCGACGAAGTCTTTGTATGCAATTCGATCATAGGGATCTGGCCTGTTCGGGCCATCGGCAACGTCCGGTATGCCGTTGGCCCTTTTACGCGGCAATGTCAATTCGATCTCACTGAATTTAAAAACGAGGCAGTCCACGATGAATAACAAACTCATCGGCTTAGCTGTGATCCTGTTCAGTTTCGTCGGCGGCTGGCTCTGGATGGATTATCAAACCGCCCTGTACGCGCCGGCGGTCAAACAGGAAAAAGTTTGCGTCGAAATCAACAAAGGCGATTCCTTGAACGTCATCGCCGACAAACTGGCCGCCCGAAATCCGGCGATCAAGCCGTTCTGGTTCAAGGTCGTCGCCTTTCAGGACAATTCGGCCAAAAAACTCCGGACCGGAGAATACGAGTTAACCCGAGGCATGACCATCCGCAACGTCATAGACCTTTTCGTGCAGGGAAAGACCAAGCAATACGCGATCACGTTTCCCGAAGGCTGGAGTTTCAAGGAAATTACCCAGGAAATCCGGAAAAACCCCAATCTGGAACACATTCTCGGCAAAATGCCGGTCGATCAAGTCATGACTCAACTCGGCGCAGAAATTAGAATGCCCGAAGGCCAGTTCTTTCCCGATACTTATTTTTTCGAGAAGCATATGTCGGACGTCTCCCTGTTAAAACGGGCCTATGACAAAATGCAGAAGGTACTGCTGGAAGAATGGAGCCATAAGGCGGAAGGATTGCCTTTTAATACTCCTTACGACGCCTTGATTCTGGCCTCCATTATCGAAAAGGAAACAGGAACCGAATCCGAACGACCGCTCATCGCCGGCGTCTTCATCCGCCGGCTGAAAAACGGCATGCCGCTGCAGACCGATCCCACGGTCATCTACGGCATGGGCGAGCGATACCGGGGCAACATCGGATCCGAAGACCTGAAAAATGCGACGCCCTACAACACCTATCTCATCAAAGGGCTGCCGCCGACTCCGATTGCGATGCCGGGACAACAGGCCATCCATTCGGTGCTGCATCCCGACAACAGCGATACCCTTTATTTCGTCGCCCGTGGCGACGGCACGCACGTCTTCTCCACCACCCTGAAAGAACACAATCAGGCCGTCAACTTATACCAAAAGCCGCCGAAATGACGCTCTCTCTCTTACCTGGCGCTCCCGCCGCCAGAGGCAAATTCATTACGCTGGAAGGCGGTGAAGGCGTAGGCAAAAGCACGAATCTGGCTTTTATCCAGGATTATCTCCGGCGCCGGCAAATTTCCGCCTTGGTGACGCGCGAGCCTGGCGGCACCGGGCTGGCCGAGAAAATCCGCGCGCTGCTGCTCGACAAAAACGACGAACCGATGACCGAAACCGCCGAATTATTGCTGGTGTTCGCTGCCAGGGCACAACATCTGCGGCACGTCATCGAACCGGCATTAGCTCAGGGTCGGTGGGTCTTGTGCGACCGTTTTACCGATGCCACTTACGCTTATCAGGGCGGCGGCAGAAACATGAGCGTCAGCGCCATCGCCTGGCTGGAAACGCTGGTGCAAGGTAACTTGAGGCCGGATTTGACCCTGTTGCTCGATGCTCCGATCGAAATCGGCCTGGCCAGGGCGAAAGCAAGAGGCATCTCCGACCGCTTTGAAGAAGAAAAAGCCGACTTTTTCGAAAAGATCAGAACGGCTTATTTACGGCAAGCCGAACTGCATCCGGAGCGAATCCGCCTGATCGCGGCCGATCGGCCGCTGCCTCAGGTGCAGGCGGCCATTGCCGCAGCGATTGATCCTTTGCTCGACGGCGTTTCCCGGCCGTCTATTGCCGACAGGGCGGAGTAAATGGAGTCCGTTCTCCCATGGCAACAAAAGGAGTGGCGCCATCTGTGCGAATACAGGACGCAAAACCGGATTCCCCAGGCGCTCCTGATCTCCGGAAACAAGGGCCTGGGCAAGCGGCGCCTGGCCGAACAATTCGCTTTTTCCCTGCTCTGTCCGAATCCCGCTGCGCACGGCCTGCACTGCGGCCAGTGCGACAGTTGCCTGCTGATCCAGGCCGGATCGCATCCCGACCTGTTTTACATCGAACCTGCCGAAGCCGGAAAAGCCATCGGCATCGATTCGATCCGCGGCCTGATCGCCGACACGCAGCTCAAACCGCAATACGACGCCTTCCGGGTCGTCCTCATCGATCCTGCCGACCGCATGAATCAATCGGCGGCGAATGCCTTTTTAAAATGTCTGGAAGAACCGGGAGAACGCACGGTGATTTTGCTGATCACCGAAAAGCCCGCCCAACTGCCGGCCACGATCCTCAGCCGCTGCCAGAAAATGGCTCTGGCTCCTCCGGACCAGGAAACCGTTGTTGCCTGG from Methylosarcina fibrata AML-C10 harbors:
- the plsX gene encoding phosphate acyltransferase PlsX, with the protein product MSLTISIDAMGGDHGPEVTIPASLECLKSNPDLKLILVGDQAVLTRHLGENLNAFQGRLTVQHASQCVEMDEPPSKALKNKKDSSMRIAINLVHNGAADACVSAGNTGALMATARFVLKMIPGIDRPAIISTLPSIYGHTHVLDLGANVDCTAEHLFQFAVMGAELVKAVENIPSPKVGLLNIGEEEMKGNEQVKAAAKLMENSSLNYIGYVEGNSLNAGNIKVDLIVTDGFVGNVALKSIEGAAKMISTALKEAFGKNWLTKLSGLMAYPVLHSFKKRIDPRLYNGASFLGLRGLVIKSHGGADILAFKTAIQLAEIEVKKDVIKKISEQVEKTLAQRASA
- a CDS encoding beta-ketoacyl-ACP synthase III, which gives rise to MNRYSRVIGTGGYLPEEILTNDQISETVDTSDSWIYERTGIKSRRIAGPNETASSMAEIAARQAIEAAQIDPEEIDLIVVATGTPDRVYPSTGCLLQQRLGIKQCMAFDVQAACSGSIFALSIADQYVKSGAAQKVLVIGTEICSRLVDWTDRTTCILFGDGAGAVLLGASEETGILSTHIHSDGEYEDLLYCPNPQAATEANKGESGFISMRGNEVFKVAVNTLGRIVDETLEANRLDKSDIDWLVPHQANIRIIAATAKKLKMSMEQVVVTLENQGNTSSASVLLAFNEAVRDGRIRRNQVVLLEAFGAGFTWGSVLLKY
- the fabD gene encoding ACP S-malonyltransferase, with product MSEQTYNLAFVFPGQGSQSVGMLNDLAAAHPEVKQLFERASEALDKNLWTLVAEGPEDELNQTQNTQPAMLAAGYAVWQVWCKESPVRPAWIAGHSLGEYTALVCSEAISFEDGIKLVAARGSLMQEAVPQGVGAMAAILGLEDHEVVKLCADASDNDEGLPEETGAELVSAANFNSPGQVVIAGTRAAVEKAVAAAKEAGAKRAVLLPVSVPSHCALMKPAAEALEDYLQGIGIKTPNTTLIHNVDVIAHSAPDVIRSALVAQLYLPVRWVDTVRFMHDQGVTRFVECGPGKVLAGLNKRIVKEAEHMTLFDSESINKVKELLNA
- the fabG gene encoding 3-oxoacyl-ACP reductase FabG → MPKQVALVTGASRGIGRAIAERLAGDGFFVVGTATTDNGAQAISAYLGENGKGLKLDVADAESVAEVTKTVNDEFGTPVVLVNNAGITRDNLLMRMKDEEWDSIISTNLTSVYRMSKAVLRGMMKAKTGRIINISSVVGATGNAGQANYAAAKAGIVGFTKSMAKEVGSRNITVNTVAPGFIDTDMTKELSDDVRQSLLSVIPLGRLGEPEEVAHAVSFLASPHAGYITGETLHVNGGMYMP
- the acpP gene encoding acyl carrier protein encodes the protein MSNVEERVKKIVAEQLGVKEDIANDASFVDDLGADSLDTVELVMALEEEFECEIPDDEAEKITTVQQAIDYVEKNA
- the fabF gene encoding beta-ketoacyl-ACP synthase II, with amino-acid sequence MSKRRVVITGLGAVTPLANTVPETWDGIVNGKSGISPIDSFDISPFATTFGGVIRNLDITQYIPGKDAQRMDGFIHYGLAAGCQAFEDSGLEVTEANAERIGVAIGAGIGGITGIEECYAFYEKSGPRRISPFFVPGNIINMISGNLSIKYGLKGPNFSIVTACATGTHNIGDAARLIQYGDADVMIAGGAERCTSSPTAMGGFISAKALSRRNDAPQAASRPWDKDRDGFVLSDGAGVVVLEELEHARARGAKIYAELVGYGMSGDAYHMTQPSPGGEGAARCMRNALRDAGLNAEQIDYINAHGTSTPAGDIGETQAMKSALGAHAYKLAVSSTKSMTGHMLGAAGGIEAVFTALSLKHQIAPPTINLENQDPECDLDYVPNTARDMKIEYALSNSFGFGGTNGTLVFRRYG
- the pabC gene encoding aminodeoxychorismate lyase, producing MILINGEYRDHIEISDRGFQYGDGLFETIEVHNGRPVFLNRHLHRLQTGCARLQIPCPDPELIRSEAAVLCKNAPHAVLKLIITRGSGGRGYRPPEATRPTRVLSLHPCPDYPGRYREQGVAVRICQTRLGLNPALAGIKHLNRLEQVLARAEWDDPEIQEGLMLDINGHVIEGTMTNLFYFSNRSAYTPALTQCGVDGIIRRILMDLLSKRRITVRETAPTVDELSAADEVFVCNSIIGIWPVRAIGNVRYAVGPFTRQCQFDLTEFKNEAVHDE
- the mltG gene encoding endolytic transglycosylase MltG; translation: MNNKLIGLAVILFSFVGGWLWMDYQTALYAPAVKQEKVCVEINKGDSLNVIADKLAARNPAIKPFWFKVVAFQDNSAKKLRTGEYELTRGMTIRNVIDLFVQGKTKQYAITFPEGWSFKEITQEIRKNPNLEHILGKMPVDQVMTQLGAEIRMPEGQFFPDTYFFEKHMSDVSLLKRAYDKMQKVLLEEWSHKAEGLPFNTPYDALILASIIEKETGTESERPLIAGVFIRRLKNGMPLQTDPTVIYGMGERYRGNIGSEDLKNATPYNTYLIKGLPPTPIAMPGQQAIHSVLHPDNSDTLYFVARGDGTHVFSTTLKEHNQAVNLYQKPPK
- the tmk gene encoding dTMP kinase, producing MTLSLLPGAPAARGKFITLEGGEGVGKSTNLAFIQDYLRRRQISALVTREPGGTGLAEKIRALLLDKNDEPMTETAELLLVFAARAQHLRHVIEPALAQGRWVLCDRFTDATYAYQGGGRNMSVSAIAWLETLVQGNLRPDLTLLLDAPIEIGLARAKARGISDRFEEEKADFFEKIRTAYLRQAELHPERIRLIAADRPLPQVQAAIAAAIDPLLDGVSRPSIADRAE
- a CDS encoding DNA polymerase III subunit delta', yielding MESVLPWQQKEWRHLCEYRTQNRIPQALLISGNKGLGKRRLAEQFAFSLLCPNPAAHGLHCGQCDSCLLIQAGSHPDLFYIEPAEAGKAIGIDSIRGLIADTQLKPQYDAFRVVLIDPADRMNQSAANAFLKCLEEPGERTVILLITEKPAQLPATILSRCQKMALAPPDQETVVAWLKQQHIEDDLETLAAMARNSPLLARQYAEAQTLPLRNECFKTWLAVAKQQTSPITTAENWLKLPQPDLLLWISSWTIDLIKCSCRIRPGTIYNPDLRTSLQELAGRLDLKSLYRLYDLILASRRRLDTQVNKQLMLEELLILWSQLNRSK